Below is a genomic region from Mesorhizobium sp..
TCGCCCGGACCGTCGATCGCAGCCCTCGTCTCGCGCGTCATCACGCGCGGCATCTCCGGCGTCCTGCCCTTCCTGCTTGCGATGTGGATCGGCGAGGCCATCTGGCTGTCGCTCGCCGTGTTCGGCCTCGCCTACGTTGCGCAGACGTTTCATCTTGCCTTCGTCGTCCTGAAATGGGCGGGCGTGGCCTACCTCGCCTTCCTCGCCTGGAAGATGTGGACAGCGCCGGCGGAGGTCGCCGAGGGCGACCTGCCGAAGGCCGATGCACCGCTCAAGCTGTTCCTGGCCGGCATGGCGGTGACGCTCGGCAATCCCAAGATCATGATGTTCTACCTGGCGCTGCTGCCGACGATCGTCGACCTCGCCGCCGTCACGGTCACAGGCTGGGCGGAGCTGACGCTCACCATGTTTGCCGTGCTGATGGCGGTCGATTGCGGCTGGGCCTTCGCCGCGGCCCAGGCGCGCAGGCTGCTCAAGAGCCCGCGCGCGGTCCGGATCGCCAACCGCATCAGCGCCGGAACGATGGCTGGCGCCGCGGCGGCTATCGCGGCGCGGGGCTAGCACAGACCGATCAAGCGTTGCGGCAGCGCGATACCTCGACTAAGTTATCGACTGGTACTACCTGGTGATGAACATGGCCTCGTCGATAAAGCTTGATGATGACCTGAAAGCCCGAATTCAGTCGGTTGCCGCTTCGCGCCGACGCTCTGCACATTGGGTCATGCGTGAAGCAATCGAACAGTATGTGGAGAGAGAGGAGGCCCGGCTCGGTTTCCAGCGGGAAGCCGAGGCGTCTTGGGCCGCCTATGGGGCTGACGGGCTTCATCTCACCGGCGATGAAACGAGGACTTGGCTCGCGACATGGGGAACTGCCGCCGAGGCAGACGCTCCTCCGCAATGCCACGAGTGATCGTCACCGCCGGCGCAGTCGCCGGCCTCGAACGCTGCCGCCGATTCCTCGCCGCAAAGAACCCCCGTGCAGCCAATCGCGCGGCCGAAGCGATCGCGAAGCAGTTCCTGTTGCTGGAAACTCACCCCCAGATCGGTCGACCCGATGTGGATCGGCCGCATCTTCGGGAACTGCTCATTCCGTTTGGCGACTCTGGGTATGTCGCACTCTATCGGCATGAGCCGAGCGAAGACGCGGTCTACATCCTCGCTGTTCGACATCAGAAAGAAGCAGGCTACTGATCTCTCGCCTGCCTGACTGCCGTACTGAGCTACCTCGCCATCCCGTGATACTCCGGGTTCGGCCGCATGTCGGTCGCAGCAGCCACCCGGTTCGACATGTTGAAGAAGCCGACCGTCGAGGCGATGTCCCAGATATCGCGGTCGGAGAAGCCGGCGGCGCGCAGGGCCGCCCGGTCCGCCTCCTCGATCTTGGCCGGCGTTTCGGTCAGCTTGGCCGCGAAATCGAGCATCGCCTTCTGTCTCGGCGAGAGGTTCGCGGCGCGGTAGTTCATCACCATCATCTCGCCCAGCGCCGGATCGCCGGAGAGCTGGCGTACCGCTGCGCCGTGGGCGGTCAGGCAGTAGTAGCAGTGGTTCACCGAGGAGACGACCACCGCGATCATCTCGCGCTCGAGCTTCGTCAGTCCGGACTCGCCGAGCATCAGATCGTTGTACATGTCGGTGAAGGCGCGCAGCTTCTTCTCGTCGAAGGCGTAGGCGAGCAGCACGTTGGGAATCAGTCCGAGTTTGTCCTTTGCTTTGGCGAAGTAGGCCTTCGTCGGTTCGCTCAACTCCGCCTGCCGCAGGTCGAGCGCGGTGATCTTCTCGCCAGTCACGTCATCCTCCATTCACATGCTTTTCGCAGATTGCCCACGATTTGAGCCGTCGCGGCGCGATTTTCTCTGATACGATAACTGAAAAAGCAGAAGCGGGAGGGGATTCGGCATGCCGACGGGGAAAAAACTTCCGGCAGCCGCAGCAGCGGCCGACCACAAGGGAAGCGCATCGGAACTCGCCGGCCATCTCCTCGCCCGCGCGCCCAGCGAGGACGTCTCGGTCTACGATGACGACGCGATCCGGCGCTCGGTCCAGCTTGCCTATGCGGCGCTGAAGCGCCACCGCAAGGGCGACAGCGTCATCGCCATCGATCGCGATCCGGGCATAACGCGGCAGGGCCGCAAAGTGTCGGTCGTCACGCTCGTCAACGACAACATGCCCTTCCTGTTCGATTCCGTCATCGGCGAGGTAACCGAAAACGCCGGCGAACCCCTGCTGGTCATGCATCCTGTGCTGCAGGTCACCCACGGCAGGACGGGCGTCACCGGCCTCGTCGGCGAAGCGGGTCCCGGACGGCACGACCCGGCCGTCGACCGTGTCAGCCTGATCCACGTCCACCTGCCGCTGCTGACCGAGACGAAGGCGAAAGCGCTCGAGGCCGGGCTGCAACGCGTGCTCGACGCGGTCCGCTCGTCCGTGGTCGGCTGGAAGCCGATGCTCGCACGGCTGGAGCAGGCCATCTCCAGTTTTCGCTATGCCGACGTGCCGCTGAAGAAGGAGGCCGTCGAGGAAGCGGTGGCGTTTCTCGAATGGCTGCGGGACGACAATTTCACCTTCCTCGGCATGCGCGATTATCTCTACAAGGGCAACGAGAAAACCGGGACGCTGGAGCGCAGCGGCCAGGCCGGCCTCGGCCTGTTGGCCGACCCGAACACGCTGGTGTTGCGCAGCGGCACCGAAGCGGTGACGACGACGCCCGAGATCCGCGCCTTCCTGAACGGTCCGGATCCGCTGATCGTTACCAAGGCGAACACCAAGTCGGTCGTCCACCGCCGCATCTATCTCGACTACATCGGCGTGAAGACCTTCGACGCCAGGGGAAAGCTGCTCGGCGAACTGCGCATCGTCGGCCTGTTCACCTCGACCGCCTACACGCGTTCGGTGATGACGATCCCCTACCTGCGCTCGAAGGCGCAGCAGGTCATCGCCAAGTCCGGCTTCGAGGCGACCGACCATTCCGGCAAGGCGCTGATCAACGTGCTCGAATCCTATCCGCGCGATGAGCTGTTCCAGATCGACGTGCCGCTTCTGCGCAAGCATGCGGCGACGATCCTGGCGCTGGGCGAGCGGCCCCGCATCCGGGTGCTGGTGCGCGTCGACCGCTTCGACCGCTTCGTCTCGATCATCGTCTTCGTTCCGCGCGACCGCTACGACAGCCGCGCGAGAGAGCGGATCGGCGCCTATCTAAAGACGGCATTCGAAGGCCGCCTCTCGGCCTACTACCCGGCTTTCCCCGACAGCGGGCTGGCGCGTGTCCATTTCATCATCGGCCGCTCCGGCGGCAAGACGCCGAAGATCGATCCGGCGGATCTCGAGGGCGGCGTGCGCGACATTGTCCGCACCTGGGACGACGCGATCGCCGAAACTGCGGAAACGCTCGGCATCGAAGGCGAATTCGCAGCGATCGCGCAGCGCTTTCCGGAAAGCTATCGCGGCAGCTTCAGCGCGGCGGAAGCGTTGCATGATGCCCGCCGCGTCGCTCGCGTCGGTGCCGACAGCCCGATCGCCATCGATTACTACCGCCAGAATGACCAGGCGCCGCACCAGGCGGCGCTCAAGATCCATCATTTCGGCCGGCCGGTATCGCTGTCGCGGCGGGTGCCGCTGCTGGAGAACATGGGTTTCCGGGTCATCAGCGAACGCACGTTCGAAGTCTCCGACGGCGAGGGGGACACGATCTTCCTGCACGACATGGAGATCGAGAATGCCTTCGGCGCGCCGATCGACCTGAAGGACGGCGGCGCGCTGTTCGAAAGCGTCTTCCTGTCGGTGTGGCGCGGCGAGGCCGACAATGACGGCTACAACGCGCTCGCCCAGACCGCCGGGCTCGACCCGCGCGCGATCCTGATCCTGCGCGCCTACGGCCGCTACCTGCAGCAGGCGGGCATTCCGCAGAGCCAGGAGTTCATCGCCGGCGTGCTCAACCGCTACCCGCAGATCGCGCGAGCCCTGCACAGCCTGTTCGTCGCCCGCTTCGATCCGGCAAGGACTCACGACTGGGAGGTCGAGAGCAAGCACCTGAAGTCGGCCATCCGCGACGCGTTGGCCGAAGTGCCGAGCCTCGACGACGACACGATCATCCGCCGCTATCTCAACCTGATCGACTCCTCGCTCCGGACCAATCATTTCGCGCCGGCGAAGCCCGGCGTGTCGCTGGCGATCAAGCTCGACTCGAAGAGCGTGTCCGGCCTGCCGGAGCCGAAGCCGTGGCGCGAGATCTTCGTCTACGGACCCGAGGTCGAGGGCGTGCATTTGCGCTTCGGGCCGGTGGCCCGCGGCGGCCTCAGGTGGTCGGACCGGGCGCAGGACTACCGCACCGAAGTGCTCGGTCTCGTCAAGGCGCAGCAAGTGAAGAATGCCGTGATCGTGCCGGTCGGCGCCAAGGGCGGCTTCTTCCCGAAACTCCTGCCCGCCGGCGGCAGCCGCGACGCGGTGTTCGCGGCCGGCACCAGCGCCTATGTCAACTTCGTCTCCTCGCTGCTGTCGATCACCGACAATCTGGACGCCAGGGGCGTCGTGCCGCCTGCGGATGTCGTGCGGCATGATACGGACGATCCCTATTTCGTCGTCGCAGCCGACAAGGGCACCGCGACCTTCTCCGACACCGCCAACGCGATCAGCCAGGCCCACGACTTCTGGCTGGACGACGCCTTCGCCTCGGGCGGGTCGGCCGGCTACGACCACAAGAAGATGGGCATCACCGCGCGCGGGGCGTGGGAAGCGGTGAAGCGGCACTTCCGCGAGATGAACCGCGACATCCAGACCGAGCCCTTCACCGTGGTCGGCGTCGGAGACATGTCGGGCGACGTGTTCGGCAACGGCATGCTGCTGTCGAAGGAGATCCGGCTGATCGCGGCGTTCGACCACCGCGACATCTTCATCGACCCGGAACCGGACGCCGCGGCCTCCTTCGCCGAGCGCGAGCGGCTCTTCGCGCTCCCCCGCTCGTCCTGGCAGGACTACGACAAGAGCAAGCTGTCGGCCGGCGGCGGCATCTTCCCGCGCTCGCTCAAGTCGATCGTGCTGAGCCCGGTCGCGGCGGCCGCGATCGGGCTCGACAAGACGGTCGCCTCGCCGGCGGAGATCATGAACGCGATCCTCAAGGCACCGGCCGATCTTCTCTGGTTCGGCGGCATCGGCACCTATGTGCGCGGCTCGACCGAGACCAACCCGGAGGTCGGCGACCGGGCCAACGACGCGATCCGCATCACCGGCGCGGAGGTGCGGGCCAAGGTGATCGGCGAGGGCGCCAATCTCGGCGTCACCCAGCGCGGGCGCATCGAATACGGGCTCGCGGGCGGACGCTGCAATTCGGACGCGATCGACAATTCCGGCGGGGTGAACTCGTCCGACGTCGAGGTCAACATCAAGATCGCGCTGGCGACGGCGATGCGCTCGGGCAGCCTCACGCGGCCGGCGCGCAACAAGCTTTTGGCCTCGATGACCGACGAGGTGGCGGGGCTGGTGCTCGCCAACAACTACCACCAGACGCTCGCCATCTCGCTGGCGCAGTTGCGCGGCACGGCCGAGATCCCGCACCAGCAGCGTTTCATGGCCGCTCTCGAGGCACGCAGGCTCTTGGACCGCAAGGTCGAGCTCCTGCCGTCCGACGCGGCACTGGCCGAGCGGGCAGCCCGCAACGAGCCGCTGACGCGAGCCGAAATCGGCGTGCTGCTCGCCTATGCCAAAATGGTGCTGCTCGACGATCTGGTGGCGAGTCCGCTGCCTGACGAGCCCTATCTGGAACGCGACCTGCTCGACTACTTCCCGGACCGGATGGCGAAGAAATACCGAGCCGAGATCGGCGGCCACCGGCTGCGGCGCGAGATCATCGCGACGCAGCTGGCGAACGATGCGATCAACCGCGGCGGACCGACTTTCGTCAGCCGCCTGCAGGATGCCACCGGCGCGCCGGCGAGCGAGATCGTCGAGGCTTACGTGCTGGTGCGCGACGGGTTCGGCCTGCCCGGACTCTACGGCGAGATCGACGCGCTGGATGCGAAGATGGACGGCCAGGCGCAGCTGCAGCTCTACCAGACCGTCGGCCGTCTCGTGCACGGTCAGACCACATGGTTTGTCCGCAACCCGGATAACGCCGGGCTCGGCGAGCGGGTCGCGGCATTGCAGGCCGCGCGCAAGGCGATCGAGCCGAAGCTGACGTCGTGGCTGCCGACGGACGTGAAAGCGCGGCACAGCGCCCGCGTCGAGGCGCTGACCCAGTCCGGCGCGCCCGCCAGGCTCGCGGAGCGGCTAGCCGGACTGTCGCTGTCGGAACTCGTGCCGGAAATGGCGCTCGTCGCGCGGCTCGGCGAGGCCTCTCCGGACGACGCTGCCAAGGCGATCCTGTCGCTCAACGCCCTGTTCCGGATCGGCCGGATCGAGGATGCAGCGCGCACGATCATGCCAAGCGACTATTATGACGGCCTTGCTCTTTCGCGGGCGCATGACATGATCGCGACCGCCCGGCGGGGGATGGCCGTGGCAGCGCTGCGCACGCACGGCAAGGCCGACGACCCCGTCGCGGCGTGGGTGCAGGCGGGCGGCCAGCGCATCGAGCGCGCGCGGGAGAGGCTGCAGGGTCTGACCGAAAGCGGCGAAATCACGCTGTCGCGGCTGGCCGTCGCGGCCGGACTGATGAACGATCTGGCCGGCATGTGACCGGAAGGAGTGGGGGCATGACCGAACCGGTCGCAACGCGCGCGCCGAAGCGCGGCATCTGGGGCTGGATGCTGTTCGATTTCGCACAGCAGCCGTTCCATACGCTGATCATCACCTTCGTCTTCGCGCCCTATTTCGCGGCCCAGGTGGCGTCCAACCCGGCCGAGGGGCAGGAGTACTGGGGCTACGCGGCAGGCATCGGCGGCGCGATCATCGCGCTCACCTCGCCGATCCTGGGCGCCATCGCGGATGCGACCGGGCCTCGCAAGCCGTGGATCTTGCTGTTCTCCATCATCGGCTTCATCGGCTGCTGGATGCTCTGGTATGCGATGCCCGGCATGGGCAATCTCGGCTTTGCGATGCTGGCGATCGTGCTGGCGCTGGTCGGCATGGAATATGCTGCCGTCTTCAACAACGCCATGATGCCGACGCTGGTGCCGCGCGCTGAACTCGGCCGGCTGTCGGGCTCGGCCTGGGGCCTCGGCTATGTCGGCGGGCTGATCTCGCTGGTCATCGTGCTCGGCTTCCTCTCGGCCAGCCCCGAGACCGGCAAGACGCTGATCGGCATCCCGCCGCTGTTCGGTCTCGACCCGGCGACGCATGCGGGCGATCGGGCGTCCGGTCCGCTCACCTCGCTCTGGTATCTCGTCTTCGTGCTGCCGATGTTCCTGTGGACGCCGGACGTGAGGCGCCGGGAATCGGCCATCGGAGCGATCCGCAAAGGCCTCTCGGAGCTCTGGGAGACGGTGCGCACCCTGCCCGCCCAGCGCAGCTACTTCTCCTTCCTTTTGTCGTCGATGTTCTACCGCGACGCGCTCAACGCGCTCTATTCGTTCGGCGGCATCTACGCGGCGGGCGTGCTCGGCTGGCCGATCGTCAAGATCGGCATCTTCGGCATCCTGGCGAACCTGACCGGCGCCGTCGGCGCCTGGATCGGCGGACGCGCCGACCAGCGCTTTGGGCCGAAGCCGGTGATCAGCGTGTCGATCCTGGTGCTCATTCTGTGCTGCGTGACGGTGATCTCGACGACCCCGACACAGGTCCTGTTCATGACGGTCGCGCCGGAGGGCACGCAGTCGAGCCTCCCGGACATCGTCTTCTATATCGCGGGGGCCTTCATCGGTGCTGCCGGCGGCTCGATCCAGGCCGCCTCGCGCACGCTGCTCGTCGATCAGGTCGAGGGCGACAAGGTGACCGAAGCCTTCGGACTCTACGCGCTCTCGGGCCGGGCGACGTCGTTCCTCGCGCCCTTCGCCATCGCCTTCGCCACCGCCTGGTTCGCCTCGGAGGCGTTCGGCCTCTCGACCGTGGATGCGCAGCGGCTCGGCGTCACGCCGATCGTGGCGTTGTTCGCGATCGGGCTGGTGCTGCTGCCCTGGGTGAAGAGCAGGGACTACAAGCTGGCGGCGGCGTGACGACGCGGCTTTGTAGAATGGTATCTTTTACGTTACCATTCTATAGAGTGGCCATGGTGCTGACACGCGATTTCAAGGTGACACTGAAGGCCAG
It encodes:
- a CDS encoding CopG family ribbon-helix-helix protein translates to MNMASSIKLDDDLKARIQSVAASRRRSAHWVMREAIEQYVEREEARLGFQREAEASWAAYGADGLHLTGDETRTWLATWGTAAEADAPPQCHE
- a CDS encoding type II toxin-antitoxin system RelE/ParE family toxin; translated protein: MPRVIVTAGAVAGLERCRRFLAAKNPRAANRAAEAIAKQFLLLETHPQIGRPDVDRPHLRELLIPFGDSGYVALYRHEPSEDAVYILAVRHQKEAGY
- a CDS encoding MFS transporter; this translates as MTEPVATRAPKRGIWGWMLFDFAQQPFHTLIITFVFAPYFAAQVASNPAEGQEYWGYAAGIGGAIIALTSPILGAIADATGPRKPWILLFSIIGFIGCWMLWYAMPGMGNLGFAMLAIVLALVGMEYAAVFNNAMMPTLVPRAELGRLSGSAWGLGYVGGLISLVIVLGFLSASPETGKTLIGIPPLFGLDPATHAGDRASGPLTSLWYLVFVLPMFLWTPDVRRRESAIGAIRKGLSELWETVRTLPAQRSYFSFLLSSMFYRDALNALYSFGGIYAAGVLGWPIVKIGIFGILANLTGAVGAWIGGRADQRFGPKPVISVSILVLILCCVTVISTTPTQVLFMTVAPEGTQSSLPDIVFYIAGAFIGAAGGSIQAASRTLLVDQVEGDKVTEAFGLYALSGRATSFLAPFAIAFATAWFASEAFGLSTVDAQRLGVTPIVALFAIGLVLLPWVKSRDYKLAAA
- a CDS encoding LysE family translocator — encoded protein: MDIASLFIFAGALLVASGSPGPSIAALVSRVITRGISGVLPFLLAMWIGEAIWLSLAVFGLAYVAQTFHLAFVVLKWAGVAYLAFLAWKMWTAPAEVAEGDLPKADAPLKLFLAGMAVTLGNPKIMMFYLALLPTIVDLAAVTVTGWAELTLTMFAVLMAVDCGWAFAAAQARRLLKSPRAVRIANRISAGTMAGAAAAIAARG
- a CDS encoding NAD-glutamate dehydrogenase — its product is MPTGKKLPAAAAAADHKGSASELAGHLLARAPSEDVSVYDDDAIRRSVQLAYAALKRHRKGDSVIAIDRDPGITRQGRKVSVVTLVNDNMPFLFDSVIGEVTENAGEPLLVMHPVLQVTHGRTGVTGLVGEAGPGRHDPAVDRVSLIHVHLPLLTETKAKALEAGLQRVLDAVRSSVVGWKPMLARLEQAISSFRYADVPLKKEAVEEAVAFLEWLRDDNFTFLGMRDYLYKGNEKTGTLERSGQAGLGLLADPNTLVLRSGTEAVTTTPEIRAFLNGPDPLIVTKANTKSVVHRRIYLDYIGVKTFDARGKLLGELRIVGLFTSTAYTRSVMTIPYLRSKAQQVIAKSGFEATDHSGKALINVLESYPRDELFQIDVPLLRKHAATILALGERPRIRVLVRVDRFDRFVSIIVFVPRDRYDSRARERIGAYLKTAFEGRLSAYYPAFPDSGLARVHFIIGRSGGKTPKIDPADLEGGVRDIVRTWDDAIAETAETLGIEGEFAAIAQRFPESYRGSFSAAEALHDARRVARVGADSPIAIDYYRQNDQAPHQAALKIHHFGRPVSLSRRVPLLENMGFRVISERTFEVSDGEGDTIFLHDMEIENAFGAPIDLKDGGALFESVFLSVWRGEADNDGYNALAQTAGLDPRAILILRAYGRYLQQAGIPQSQEFIAGVLNRYPQIARALHSLFVARFDPARTHDWEVESKHLKSAIRDALAEVPSLDDDTIIRRYLNLIDSSLRTNHFAPAKPGVSLAIKLDSKSVSGLPEPKPWREIFVYGPEVEGVHLRFGPVARGGLRWSDRAQDYRTEVLGLVKAQQVKNAVIVPVGAKGGFFPKLLPAGGSRDAVFAAGTSAYVNFVSSLLSITDNLDARGVVPPADVVRHDTDDPYFVVAADKGTATFSDTANAISQAHDFWLDDAFASGGSAGYDHKKMGITARGAWEAVKRHFREMNRDIQTEPFTVVGVGDMSGDVFGNGMLLSKEIRLIAAFDHRDIFIDPEPDAAASFAERERLFALPRSSWQDYDKSKLSAGGGIFPRSLKSIVLSPVAAAAIGLDKTVASPAEIMNAILKAPADLLWFGGIGTYVRGSTETNPEVGDRANDAIRITGAEVRAKVIGEGANLGVTQRGRIEYGLAGGRCNSDAIDNSGGVNSSDVEVNIKIALATAMRSGSLTRPARNKLLASMTDEVAGLVLANNYHQTLAISLAQLRGTAEIPHQQRFMAALEARRLLDRKVELLPSDAALAERAARNEPLTRAEIGVLLAYAKMVLLDDLVASPLPDEPYLERDLLDYFPDRMAKKYRAEIGGHRLRREIIATQLANDAINRGGPTFVSRLQDATGAPASEIVEAYVLVRDGFGLPGLYGEIDALDAKMDGQAQLQLYQTVGRLVHGQTTWFVRNPDNAGLGERVAALQAARKAIEPKLTSWLPTDVKARHSARVEALTQSGAPARLAERLAGLSLSELVPEMALVARLGEASPDDAAKAILSLNALFRIGRIEDAARTIMPSDYYDGLALSRAHDMIATARRGMAVAALRTHGKADDPVAAWVQAGGQRIERARERLQGLTESGEITLSRLAVAAGLMNDLAGM
- a CDS encoding peroxidase-related enzyme is translated as MTGEKITALDLRQAELSEPTKAYFAKAKDKLGLIPNVLLAYAFDEKKLRAFTDMYNDLMLGESGLTKLEREMIAVVVSSVNHCYYCLTAHGAAVRQLSGDPALGEMMVMNYRAANLSPRQKAMLDFAAKLTETPAKIEEADRAALRAAGFSDRDIWDIASTVGFFNMSNRVAAATDMRPNPEYHGMAR